Below is a window of Streptomyces qaidamensis DNA.
CCGCTGCCACCGGGCCGCGTGTCCCACGGCTCCTCGTCCTCGTCCTCCCGGGCCGGGCGCCGCAGCAGGGCGATCGAGCCGGACACGGTGGTGGCCCGGAGTTTGCCGGTGCCCGCGCCCAGGCGGCCCGTGATCTTGTGGGCGCCCCACTGGCCGTGCACCCGCAGTCCGTCGAAGGCGTTGGAGACGCAGCCGCTCGCCGTGTTCGCCTCGACGTCCGCGTCCGCCGGGTACGGCAGCCGGATCGCGATCTCGCCCGAGACGCTGGTCAGCCGGACGTCCGTCGGGCCGTTCGGATCGAGGTCGACGATCATCGAGCCGCTGACGGACTCCGCCCGCACGGAGGGGCCGGAGCCCTCGACCACCGTGAGGTCGCCGGAGACCGAGTTGAACCGCAGGTCGCCGGTCACGTCCTGGGCCTCCAGGTTGCCGGAGACCGTTTCGGCGCGGACCGGGCCGGAGAGGCCGACCAGAGTCGTGTCGCCGGTGACGCCCTTCACCACCGCCGGGCCCTGGATCCCGGAGATCA
It encodes the following:
- a CDS encoding DUF4097 family beta strand repeat-containing protein, with protein sequence MSEWSVTEPRKLTFDEPVSDLRVRLVNGTVNVVGTDDASALLEISEIEGPPLVVTQQDGTLTVAYEDLPWKGFLKWLDRKGWRRSAVASLAVPADTRVEVGVVGAGAVISGIQGPAVVKGVTGDTTLVGLSGPVRAETVSGNLEAQDVTGDLRFNSVSGDLTVVEGSGPSVRAESVSGSMIVDLDPNGPTDVRLTSVSGEIAIRLPYPADADVEANTASGCVSNAFDGLRVHGQWGAHKITGRLGAGTGKLRATTVSGSIALLRRPAREDEDEEPWDTRPGGSGSTADPAGDPRGGSGDNSVSGPGDDPTTAPADGTTDKKVL